A window of Primulina tabacum isolate GXHZ01 chromosome 4, ASM2559414v2, whole genome shotgun sequence contains these coding sequences:
- the LOC142542193 gene encoding GDSL esterase/lipase At3g27950-like → MDWGSNRIAGGFMSSCGLRRSVQSVAIGVVLFAAYSVLRERATLGKSTSVCTFSGIYNFGDSNSDTGSASAALGRVPPPYGRTFFGKPSGRYSDGRLIIDFIAEKLGFPYLRAYLDSFGVDFRQGANFASSGSTIQHLDANLCGAGFNPFSLDVQLLQFEQFKARSIESYSQGSESFSKALFTMDSGQNDLHAGLISMNEEQVKADVPRILDQFSVALEKLYKLGARAFWIHNTGPIGCLPYFIFRHTAKPNSTDPNSCIKSYNEVAQEFNKQLKDKMMSLRSQLQDAMLIYVDIYSVKYSLVSDGKNNGFPDPVGYCCGRLGVVECGEKVMFNGTEVYGDSCSNPLEYISWDGVHYTEAANKWISHRILDGSFSEPKISIAEACFQTL, encoded by the exons ATGGACTGGGGAAGCAACAGAATTGCAGGTGGATTTATGAGTTCTTGTGGCTTGAGAAGATCTGTGCAATCGGTGGCCATTGGAGTAGTTTTGTTTGCAGCATATTCAGTACTTAGAGAGCGGGCGACGCTTGGGAAATCAACAAGTGTTTGCACATTCAGTGGAATCTACAATTTTggggattcaaattctgataccGGCAGTGCTTCCGCCGCATTGGGGCGTGTTCCCCCACCTTACGGGCGTACATTCTTTGGAAAACCTTCGGGTCGGTACTCGGATGGCCGTCTGATAATTGATTTTATTG CGGAAAAGCTGGGATTTCCGTATTTGAGAGCATATCTTGAttcctttggagttgattttcGTCAAGGGGCAAATTTTGCTTCGAGTGGTTCTACCATTCAGCATCTCGATGCGAATTTATGCGGTGCAGGTTTCAATCCCTTTTCTCTTGATGTACAGCTTTTGCAGTTTGAACAGTTCAAAGCTCGTTCTATCGAATCTTACAGCCAAG GATCTGAAAGTTTTTCAAAAGCTCTATTCACTATGGATAGTGGGCAGAATGATCTTCATGCTGGACTAATATCGATGAATGAGGAACAAGTGAAGGCAGATGTTCCCCGTATACTTGATCAATTTTCTGTTGCTTTAGAG AAACTTTACAAGCTCGGTGCGCGGGCATTTTGGATACACAATACTGGTCCAATTGGATGTTTGCCTTACTTTATTTTTCGTCATACAGCCAAGCCAAACAGCACCGACCCAAACAGCTGCATCAAGTCGTATAATGAGGTGGCTCAAGAGTTCAACAAGCAGCTTAAGGATAAAATGATGAGTTTACGGAGCCAACTCCAAGATGCAATGCTCATTTACGTTGACATCTACTCTGTTAAATATTCTTTGGTCAGCGATGGAAAGAACAATg GATTTCCGGACCCTGTTGGATATTGCTGCGGGAGATTAGGTGTGGTAGAATGTGGGGAAAAGGTAATGTTCAATGGAACTGAAGTATACGGGGATTCCTGCAGTAACCCATTGGAGTACATATCTTGGGATGGTGTACATTACACAGAAGCAGCAAACAAATGGATATCGCATCGTATTTTGGATGGCTCGTTTTCCGAACCCAAAATTTCCATAGCTGAAGCATGTTTCCAAACTTTGTAG
- the LOC142542194 gene encoding LOW QUALITY PROTEIN: DNA mismatch repair protein MSH1, mitochondrial (The sequence of the model RefSeq protein was modified relative to this genomic sequence to represent the inferred CDS: deleted 1 base in 1 codon): MYLQTARIAVILIPRRSLSFLLSHPLHQRRCFFSSSVPSLTVWRSDPLFYFKERRIFTKATKKHKQLNTSIEEKDYSHIIWWKERMQLCRKPSSVMLVKRVTYSNLLGVDTGLKNGSLKEGTLNWEMLQFKSRFPREVLLCRVGEFYEAIGVDACILVEYAGLNPFGGIRSDSIPRAGCPVVNLRQTLDDLTRNGFSVCIVEEVQGPTQARSRKSRFISGHAYPGSPYVFGLVGDDHDLDFPDPMPVVGISRSAKGYCMVSVLETMKTYSAVDGLTEEALVTKLRTCRCHHLFLHTSLRHNSSGTCRWGEFGEGGLLWGECNARQFEWFEGCPVNELLFKVKELYGFADDITFRNVTVTSDNRPCPLHLGTATQIGALPTEGIPCLLNMLLPSNCTGLPAMYIRDLLLNPPAYDIASTIQEACKLMSNITCSIPEFTCIPSAKLVKLLELRETNHIEFCKIKSVLDDISLLYKNSELKEILKLLMDPAWVATGLKVELETLVNECKSISCRICEIIFLDGEHDQKMSSYAIVPNEFFEDMESSWKGRVKRIHLEEEYAEVDEAAKALSVTIQEDFVPIISRIRATTAPLGGPKGEILYSREHEAVWFKGKRFVPSVWAGTPGEEEIKQLRPALDAKGKKVGEEWFTSKKVEDALTRYHEAGNKAKAKVLELLRGLSTELQIKINILVFASMLLVIGKALFSHVSEGRRRKWIFPTITRPHRSEDAEILRGADGMKITGLWPYWFDAAQGGAVRNTVDMRSLFLLTGPNGGGKSSLLRSICAAALLGICGFMVPAESAIIPHFDSIMLHMKSYDSPADGKSSFQIEMSEIRSIIAGTTSNSLVLIDEICRGTETAKGTCIAGSIIETLDAIGCLGIVSTHLHGIFDLPLRMKNAVFKSMGTECIDNQTMPTWRLIDGICKESLAFETAQREGVPEALIQRAEELYLSVYSKDKITKIESKLKQYRPSHLEKEPSPLNQSLKSSEILFKEVENAVVGICGKSVNDFSAKKDISEPQAMRCVLIGPREQPPPSTIGASSVYLMLRPDRKIYVGETDDLEGRVRAHRLKEGTQNASFLYFLVPGKSMACQLETLLINQLSTRGFHLTNIADGKHRNFGTSQLLGKEMTAR; encoded by the exons ATGTACTTGCAAACTGCCAGAATCGCTGTCATTTTAATCCCCAGGCGCTCTCTCTCATTTCTCCTCAGCCACCCTCTCCACCAACGCAGATGCTTCTTCTCTTCTTCCGTCCCATCCCTAAC TGTCTGGCGGTCTGATCCCCTTTTTTACTTCAAAGAGAGAAGGATTTTTACCAAAGCTACTAAAAAACATAAACAATTGAATACTTCCATAGAAGAGAAAGATTACTCTCACATTATCTGGTGGAAAGAG AGAATGCAGTTGTGCAGAAAGCCTTCTTCAGTTATGCTGGTTAAACGCGTCACATATTCTAATTTGCTAGGTGTTGATACTGGCTTAAAGAATGGGAG CCTTAAAGAAGGAACTCTTAATTGGGAAATGTTGCAATTCAAGTCAAGATTTCCACGTGAAGTTTTGCTTTGCCGG GTTGGGGAGTTTTATGAGGCGATTGGTGTTGATGCCTGCATTCTTGTGGAATATGCTGGATTGAATCCATTTGGTGGTATACGTTCAGACAGCATACCAAGGGCTGGTTGCCCTGTTGTG AACTTACGACAGACATTGGATGACCTAACCCGCAATGGTTTCTCTGTT TGCATAGTGGAGGAAGTTCAGGGCCCAACTCAAGCTCGCTCACGTAAAAGCCGGTTTATATCTGG GCATGCATATCCTGGCAGCCCTTATGTTTTTGGGCTCGTGGGAGATGATCATGATCTAGATTTTCCAGACCCAATGCCTGTAGTAG GAATATCTCGATCGGCAAAAGGATACTGCATGGTTTCAGTGCTGGAGACTATGAAGACTTATTCTGCAGTGGACGGTCTAACAGAAGAAGCTTTGGTTACAAAACTTCGTACTTGTCGCTGCCATCATCTGTTCCTGCATACATCGTTGAGGCATAACTCCTCAg GAACTTGTCGCTGGGGAGAGTTTGGTGAAGGTGGACTGTTATGGGGGGAATGTAACGCTAGACAATTTGAATGGTTTGAGGGGTGTCCTGTGAATGAGCTTTTGTTCAAG GTGAAGGAGCTATATGGGTTTGCAGATGACATTACATTCAGAAATGTCACAGTTACTTCAGATAATAGGCCTTGTCCATTACACCTAGGGACAGCCACACAAATTG GTGCTCTTCCAACCGAAGGAATTCCTTGTTTGCTTAATATGCTACTTCCATCTAATTGTACCGGCCTTCCTGCGAT GTATATCAGGGATCTTCTCTTGAACCCTCCTGCTTATGATATTGCGTCAACAATTCAAG AAGCCTGCAAACTTATGAGCAACATAACTTGTTCAATTCCTGAATTCACCTGCATTCCTTCAGCCAAG CTCGTGAAGTTGCTTGAGTTGAGGGAGACTAATCATATTGAGTTTTGCAAAATTAAAAGTGTGTTGGATGATATATCGTTATTGTACAAAAATTCAGAGCTCAAAGAAATTCTGAAGTTATTGATGGACCCTGCTTGGGTGGCTACTGGATTGAAAGTTGAATTGGAGACCCTA GTGAATGAATGTAAATCCATTTCTTGTAGAATTTGTGAAATAATTTTCTTAGACGGTGAACATGATCAGAAGATGAGCTCCTATGCCATAGTCCCAAATGAGTTTTTCGAAGATATGGAATCGTCCTGGAAAGGCCGTGTCAAGAGGATACATTTGGAGGAGGAATATGCAGAAGTAGATGAAGCTGCAAAGGCTCTATCTGTAACC ATTCAAGAAGATTTTGTCCCCATAATTTCAAGAATCAGAGCTACTACTGCTCCACTTGGAGGACCAAAGGGAGAGATACTATATTCTCGTGAGCATGAAGCGGTGTGGTTTAAGGGAAAACGTTTTGTCCCATCTGTTTGGGCCGGTACACCTGGAGAAGAAGAAATCAAACAGCTTAGACCCGCTTTGGATGCGAAAGGCAAAAAAGTTGGAGAAGAATGGTTCACCTCAAAAAAGGTTGAGGATGCATTGACTAG ATATCATGAGGCTGGTAATAAGGCAAAAGCAAAAGTTTTAGAACTCCTGAGAGGATTGTCTACTGAACTAcagataaaaattaatattctcgTGTTCGCTTCCATGCTACTTGTCATTGGGAAGGCATTATTTAGCCATGTGAG tgaaggaagaagaagaaaatggaTTTTCCCCACTATCACTCGACCTCATAGGTCTGAG GATGCAGAAATACTACGTGGAGCTGATGGCATGAAGATAACTGGGCTATGGCCGTATTGGTTTGATGCTGCTCAAGGTGGTGCGGTGAGAAATACAGTGGATATGAGGTCATTGTTTCTCTTGACAGGACCAAATGGTGGTGGAAAATCCAGTTTGCTGAGATCAATTTGCGCTGCTGCATTACTTGGAATATGTGGGTTCATGGTGCCGGCCGAATCAGCTATTATTCCTCATTTTGACTCCATTATGCTTCATATGAAATCTTATGATAGTCCAGCCGATGGAAAGAGCTCATTTCAG ATTGAAATGTCTGAAATTCGTTCTATTATTGCTGGAACCACTTCAAACAGCCTCGTGCTTATAGATGAAATATGCAGAGGGACTGAAACGGCAAAGGGAACTTGTATTGCTGGGAGTATCATAGAAACTCTTGATGCCATTGGTTGCCTTGGTATTGTCTCTACCCACCTGCATGGAATATTTGATTTACCATTGAGAATGAAGAATGCTGTCTTTAAATCTATGGGAACTGAATGCATTGATAATCAGACCATGCCAACATGGAGATTGATCGATGGTATCTGCAAGGAGAGTCTCGCATTTGAAACGGCTCAAAGAGAGGGAGTTCCTGAAGCATTGATTCAAAGAGCTGAGGAGTTATATCTTTCTGTTTATTCAAAAGACAAAATAACTAAAATCGAGTCAAAACTGAAGCAGTATAGACCAAGTCATCTTGAAAAGGAACCCTCTCCTTTGAATCAATCACTGAAATCGTCGGAGATTTTGTTCAAGGAAGTGGAGAATGCTGTTGTTGGCATATGTGGGAAAAGTGTGAATGATTTTTCCGCGAAGAAAGATATTTCCGAGCCTCAAGCGATGAGATGTGTTCTGATTGGTCCTAGGGAGCAGCCACCTCCATCAACTATTGGAGCATCAAGCGTTTATCTGATGCTGCGACCTGACAGAAAAATTTAT GTTGGAGAG ACTGATGATCTCGAGGGTCGAGTGCGTGCCCACCGCCTGAAGGAGGGAACGCAAAATGCTTCATTTCTCTACTTCTTGGTACCGGGGAAGAGCATGGCTTGTCAGCTGGAAACTCTTCTTATCAACCAGCTCTCTACTCGAGGGTTCCACCTGACAAATATAGCTGATGGGAAGCATCGAAATTTTGGGACATCTCAGTTACTGGGAAAGGAAATGACGGCCAGATAA
- the LOC142541312 gene encoding uncharacterized protein LOC142541312 — MNTETGLFKLFLPKSGGTEMLIPLPFMRWIGGSLPKKIFLRDRYLNLWRVKTTQVGEKWYFKNGWDKFVKDNKILRGYSLVFDYYEEDLFDIKVLGPNGRQTKGAGALVSMDIDDETEEEEDDREEVDRVLKRQEDLSEESKDDDDDDDDEIEDDDDEEDAYRALKRHEESYEEIEDEDEDDDEEEDADYLPNQEGEQESSEESEGDDNEIEDAPYLPNQEIKVEQVKKGKFHLSLFLKNLAFYIDAVGSTKRKWKSKIATPLYPKYSGFEIFEMGLAKQPANPHFVVEVKAKRTNDLFIPLPLVDEHKLDLPKPHMLLVDPHGREFHARYRRWADGRILYTREWKFLLRRNNIVVGDTCICEFVEGEMGLYLKVSFLRTSTG; from the exons ATGAACACTGAAACAGGCCTCTTCAAGCTCTTCTTACCAAAAAGTGGTGGAACTGAGATG TTAATTCCATTACCCTTCATGCGTTGGATTGGAGGATCTTTgccaaaaaaaatattccttCGAGATCGATACCTCAACTTGTGGCGTGTAAAGACAACACAAGTTGGAGAGAAATGGTATTTCAAAAATGGTTGGGACAAGTTTGTTAAGGATAACAAGATCTTGCGTGGCTATAGTTTGGTATTCGATTATTATGAAGAAGATTTGTTCGATATCAAAGTGCTAGGGCCAAACGGACGCCAAACCAAAGGAGCTGGCGCTCTTGTGTCCATGGATATTGATGACGAGACAGAAGAGGAGGAGGATGATCGTGAGGAGGTGGATCGTGTTTTAAAGAGACAAGAAGATTTATCTGAAGAGAGCaaggatgatgatgatgatgatgatgatgaaatAGAGGATGATGATGACGAGGAGGATGCTTATCGTGCGTTAAAGAGACATGAAGAATCATATGAAGAAATAGAGGATGAGGATGAGGATGACGATGAAGAAGAGGATGCTGATTACTTGCCTAACCAAGAAGGGGAGCAAGAATCATCTGAAGAAAGCGAAGGTGATGATAATGAAATAGAGGATGCTCCTTACTTGCCTAATCAAGAAATTAAAGTGGAGCAAGTTAAAAAAGGCAAGTTCCACCTCTCTCTTTTCTTGAAGAATTTGGCGT TTTATATAGATGCAGTCGGTAGCACTAAAAGGAAATGGAAAAGCAAAATTGCGACACCCCTATATCCAAAATACAGTGGTTTTGAGATATTTGAGATGGGATTGGCTAAACAACCAGCCAATCCTCATTTTGTAGTCGAAGTTAAGGCAAAGAGAACGAACGATTTG TTTATCCCTCTACCCTTGGTCGACGAACACAAACTTGATCTACCAAAACCACATATGTTATTGGTCGATCCGCATGGGAGAGAGTTTCATGCGAGGTACAGAAGATGGGCTGATGGCCGGATACTGTACACCAGGGAGTGGAAATTCCTTCTCAGAAGGAACAACATTGTAGTTGGAGATACTTGTATCTGCGAGTTCGTGGAAGGAGAGATGGGCCTTTACCTAAAGGTTAGTTTCCTTCGTACAAGTACTGGCTGA
- the LOC142541379 gene encoding strychnine-11-hydroxylase-like — MMILLLVLLSFSIFFLFNLLKHKNIKKKTALLPPGPKGLPLIGNLHEFDPDHPHWWLHDLAKKYGPLMSMKLGSRRTIVVSSARVAKLALKDNDLALSGRPQLITLNKLSYNGSDISASPYNESWRELRKIGLLHLFSVKQVASFRPIRDHEVSCMIEDMIKKSNSNELINLSRALFLLSNGVICRAGFGKKYDGEGKRRFDELFKKIQEMLAGFFVGDYFPSLSWIDKLSGMDSKLNKVFRDLDMFIKELIDDHLDPKRPESMNGDILDLLIRLKHDQAASVGWNNIKGILIDIFVAGTDTSAVLIVWAMTIMMKTPHTMKKAQEEVRIVVGNKGTVDEDDIQNLPYLKAIIKETLRLFPPAPLSIPRETIEKCTIDGYEIPPKTLVYVSAYAIGLDPECWENPTEFIPERFLDSTIDYKGHDFGLLPFGSGRRGCPGINLGIALVELALANLLYSFDWELPHGMKKEDIDMEVLPGLNSSKKIDLCLVGKRYVYGN; from the exons ATGATGATTCTCCTTCTCGTCCTACTATCTTTCTCAATATTCTTCCTTTTTAATCTTTTAAaacacaaaaacataaaaaagaaAACTGCTCTCCTCCCACCAGGTCCAAAAGGGCTTCCGTTAATCGGAAACCTGCATGAATTCGATCCGGATCATCCCCACTGGTGGCTCCATGATCTTGCAAAGAAGTATGGCCCCCTCATGTCGATGAAATTAGGTTCTCGACGGACCATTGTAGTGTCATCAGCAAGAGTAGCCAAACTAGCGCTAAAAGACAATGACCTAGCGCTCTCAGGAAGGCCACAACTTATTACCTTAAACAAACTTAGTTACAATGGCTCGGATATTTCTGCATCTCCCTACAATGAGTCATGGAGGGAACTGAGAAAAATAGGCCTCCTCCATCTGTTTAGTGTTAAGCAGGTGGCTTCGTTTCGACCCATTAGGGATCATGAAGTTTCTTGCATGATTGAAGATATGATCAAGAAATCCAATTCGAATGAGTTGATAAACTTGAGCAGGGCCTTGTTCTTGTTAAGTAACGGTGTTATATGTAGAGCTGGATTCGGTAAAAAGTACGATGGGGAAGGAAAAAGAAGGTTCGATGaacttttcaaaaaaattcaagaaatgctAGCCGGGTTCTTTGTGGGTGATTATTTTCCTTCGTTGAGTTGGATTGACAAATTAAGTGGAATGGATTCCAAACTGAACAAGGTTTTTAGGGATTTGGATATGTTTATTAAAGAACTTATAGATGACCATCTTGATCCAAAGAGGCCGGAATCGATGAATGGTGACATTCTAGATCTCTTGATTAGGTTGAAACATGACCAAGCAGCTTCAGTTGGATGGAACAACATCAAGGGAATCCTCATC GACATATTTGTAGCTGGAACAGACACAAGTGCAGTGTTGATAGTTTGGGCAATGACGATTATGATGAAAACGCCCCACACAATGAAGAAAGCACAAGAAGAAGTTCGAATCGTTGTAGGAAACAAAGGTACCGTAGATGAAGATGATATCCAAAACCTTCCTTATCTAAAAGCAATCATCAAAGAAACATTAAGACTGTTTCCTCCCGCTCCACTCTCTATCCCTAGGGAAACCATAGAAAAATGCACCATAGATGGTTATGAAATCCCACCAAAAACCTTAGTTTACGTGAGTGCTTATGCAATCGGGTTAGACCCTGAATGCTGGGAAAATCCCACAGAATTCATCCCTGAAAGATTCTTGGACAGCACTATCGATTACAAAGGGCACGATTTCGGGTTGCTTCCATTTGGATCTGGACGAAGAGGATGCCCGGGAATCAATCTAGGAATCGCTCTGGTGGAGCTTGCACTTGCCAATCTTCTTTATTCCTTTGACTGGGAGTTGCCGcatggaatgaagaaagaagaCATCGACATGGAGGTGCTGCCTGGACTTAATAGTTCAAAGAAAATAGATCTTTGCCTTGTTGGCAAACGCTATGTTTATGGTAATTAG